A region of Pyxidicoccus parkwaysis DNA encodes the following proteins:
- a CDS encoding ABC transporter ATP-binding protein has translation MTPLLVTRDLQAGYGPHPVLHGVDCEVRSGELWAVLGPNGTGKSTLLRAVLGVAPWVRGEVRLLGRERAEWEPRALARKVAWVPQSFEPAEGFSGLELVLMGRGPHLGLWGLPSAKDVELARSVLRELDVAYLADRPGEALSGGERRMLLLARGLVQEPELLLLDEPTAFLDVAHQVGTLARVRARVDAGLGAVAVLHDVNLAAAFATHVLLLRDGKVLAQGPVDTVLERGALESLYGLPMETALAPSGARLFAPRAPSR, from the coding sequence GTGACGCCGCTGCTCGTCACCCGGGACCTGCAGGCGGGTTACGGCCCGCATCCCGTGCTCCACGGCGTGGACTGCGAGGTGCGCTCCGGCGAGCTGTGGGCGGTGCTCGGGCCCAACGGCACGGGGAAGAGCACGCTGCTGCGCGCGGTGCTCGGCGTGGCGCCCTGGGTGCGCGGCGAGGTGCGGCTGCTCGGAAGGGAGCGCGCGGAGTGGGAGCCGCGCGCGCTGGCCCGCAAGGTGGCGTGGGTGCCGCAGAGCTTCGAGCCGGCGGAGGGCTTCAGCGGGCTGGAGCTGGTGCTGATGGGCCGGGGCCCGCACCTGGGCCTGTGGGGCCTGCCCTCCGCGAAGGACGTGGAGCTCGCGCGGAGCGTGCTGCGGGAGCTGGACGTCGCGTACCTCGCGGACCGGCCCGGCGAGGCGCTCTCCGGCGGTGAGCGCCGCATGCTGCTGCTGGCCCGGGGGCTGGTGCAGGAGCCGGAGCTGCTGCTGCTGGACGAGCCCACCGCCTTCCTCGACGTGGCCCACCAGGTGGGCACGCTGGCCCGCGTGCGCGCGCGCGTGGACGCGGGGCTGGGCGCGGTGGCGGTGCTGCACGACGTCAACCTCGCCGCCGCCTTCGCCACGCATGTGCTGCTGCTGCGCGACGGGAAGGTGCTCGCGCAAGGGCCCGTGGACACGGTGCTGGAGCGGGGCGCCCTGGAGTCCCTCTACGGCCTGCCGATGGAGACGGCGCTCGCCCCCTCGGGTGCGCGCCTCTTCGCGCCCCGGGCACCCTCGCGCTGA